The following are from one region of the Vitis riparia cultivar Riparia Gloire de Montpellier isolate 1030 chromosome 14, EGFV_Vit.rip_1.0, whole genome shotgun sequence genome:
- the LOC117930860 gene encoding auxin-induced protein 22D-like, with protein MENKVIYEKDLNLEATELRLGLPGTKKPEKQAPPSLKTSNKRPLPDMNEESGSGNNSSVSDDGKSHRETAPAPKAQVVGWPPVRSYRKSCFQPKKTEAEEGRTYLKVSMDGAPYLRKIDLKVYNGYPELLKALEEMFKFSVGQYSEREGYNGSEYAPTYEDKDGDWMLVGDVPWNMFISSCKRLRIMKGSEARGLGCFL; from the exons atggaGAACAAGGTCATATACGAGAAAGATCTCAATCTTGAGGCCACAGAGCTTAGATTAGGGTTACCGGGCACCAAGAAGCCTGAGAAACAGGCGCCTCCTAGTTTGAAGACGAGCAACAAAAGACCCTTGCCTGACATGAACGAGGAGTCGGGATCTGGGAACAACTCTAGTGTCTCTGATGATGGAAAATCCCACCGTGAAACTGCTCCGGCCCCCAA GGCACAAGTAGTAGGGTGGCCACCGGTTCGATCATACCGGAAAAGCTGTTTCCAGCCGAAGAAAACGGAGGCTGAGGAGGGGAGAACCTATTTGAAAGTGAGCATGGATGGAGCTCCTTATCTCAGAAAGATTGACCTAAAGGTGTACAACGGCTATCCAGAGCTCCTTAAGGCATTGGAAGAGATGTTCAAGTTCAGTGTTG GCCAGTACTCAGAGAGGGAAGGCTACAATGGTTCAGAATACGCACCTACCTATGAAGACAAAGATGGGGATTGGATGCTGGTGGGAGATGTTCCCTGGAA TATGTTCATCTCTTCCTGCAAGAGGCTAAGAATCATGAAAGGATCAGAAGCTAGAGGCTTGGGCTGCTTTCTATAG